A window from Dysidea avara chromosome 2, odDysAvar1.4, whole genome shotgun sequence encodes these proteins:
- the LOC136248016 gene encoding protein NLRC3-like: MASATMKGDIDQYISTIGSKTTKNLKEILSQVEQPSNGGKPRTLLIEGSPGIGKSVLLKQISYLWATNKLLTKSDFLFLLHLRNPAVQQMKSLECLVRHFYKSEKEALSCITQLIQDHGKSVTILLDGYDELPVDLRQNSFIAYLLECKELPASAIVVSSRPHASTHLRDNVTCRVEILGFSEEDRTHFIQQSLEGEEEKITQLNNYLTINPTIAAMCFVPFNMTILLFLYKQQATLPTRSSGLYNLFICLTICRHLAKSGITLEDEFSDINDLPQPYTDIVQQFSKFAFIALNKNQLVFSLAEIKEHCPAIADYPNGFGLIQAVEYVGLMSKTRSFNFTHFSVQEFLAAHYISGVPPDEERFILEEYFWSDMHYNTFNFYVALTSGQHSSFKQFLRNGKNTIAIDDKFLKDKLQRLRLYRIFHEAGDISTCKTIEGKFTDKIIGLRGTTLSPNSLEDLTTLLTCSSCRKWKELDLNSCYIQDYGLLLLHRSLHCANIAIDNLWLYNNDLTSSLDSYLSDIIIACKVKLLSIGYNKAVGETPNFFTTILTHPSSVVESLLLYDNNYSTTKWADYFFSSLRESHTLKVLSVSDNNISDDVCGVICEALAVNNTLKELYMYHNPITGEASKLILDTLKNNNTLEVLRLPHYTEDVTKEIRSLQQVVNEMRRGQGCDVKPLAMKF, translated from the coding sequence ATGGCTTCAGCCACTATGAAGGGTGACATTGACCAATACATTTCAACTATTGGCAGCAAGACCACTAAAAATCTAAAAGAGATTCTCTCCCAAGTAGAACAGCCATCCAATGGTGGGAAACCACGCACTCTTTTAATAGAGGGGTCTCCTGGCATAGGCAAGTCAGTGTTACTAAAGCAAATTTCATACCTGtgggctacaaataaattattgaCAAAGAGTGATTTTCTATTTCTTCTTCACCTCAGAAACCCAGCAGTACAGCAAATGAAGTCACTTGAATGCCTTGTCCGCCATTTCTACAAGTCAGAGAAAGAAGCACTCTCTTGTATTACTCAGCTCATACAAGATCATGGGAAATCTGTCACTATTCTCCTAGATGGCTATGATGAGTTGCCAGTTGACTTAAGACAAAATAGTTTCATTGCTTACTTGTTAGAATGCAAAGAATTACCAGCTAGTGCTATAGTAGTCTCCTCTCGTCCTCATGCTTCAACTCATCTTCGTGACAATGTTACATGTCGAGTAGAGATTCTAGGCTTCTCTGAAGAAGACCGAACTCATTTCATTCAACAATCACTAGAAggagaagaagaaaaaatcacCCAGCTTAACAATTACCTTACAATTAATCCCACCATTGCTGCTATGTGCTTTGTTCCCTTCAATATGACCATTCTTCTGTTCCTCTATAAACAACAAGCCACTCTGCCAACTCGTTCTTCTGGCCTGTACAACTTGTTTATCTGCTTGACCATTTGTAGACATCTTGCTAAGTCGGGAATAACTTTGGAAGATGAATTCTCTGATATTAACGACCTACCGCAACCTTACACTGACATTGTtcaacaattttcaaaatttgctttcatagcattaaacaaaaaccAACTAGTATTCTCACTGGCTGAGATCAAGGAACACTGCCCAGCAATTGCTGACTACCCTAATGGTTTTGGTCTAATTCAAGCTGTAGAGTATGTTGGATTAATGAGTAAAACACGCTCATTCAACTTCACCCATTTCTCAGTGCAGGAGTTCCTTGCTGCTCACTACATCTCAGGTGTGCCACCTGATGAAGAGCGTTTTATCCTTGAAGAGTATTTCTGGAGCGATATGCATTATAATACTTTTAATTTCTATGTAGCCCTTACCAGTGGACAACATTCATCATTTAAGCAATTCCTTCGTAATGGAAAAAACACAATTGCCATTGATGATAAATTCCTTAAAGACAAGCTACAGCGTCTTCGCCTCTACAGAATCTTCCACGAGGCTGGCGATATTTCAACTTGCAAAACTATTGAGGgaaaatttactgataaaataattGGCTTACGGGGAACTACTCTATCTCCCAATAGCTTAGAAGATCTAACAACATTACTGACATGCTCTTCTTGTAGAAAATGGAAGGAGCTTGATTTGAACAGCTGCTATATTCAAGATTATGGGCTCCTATTACTACACCGTTCACTACATTGTGCGAACATTGCAATAGACAATCTCTGGTTGTACAACAATGACCTTACTTCATCCTTAGACAGCTACCTCAGTGATATCATCATTGCCTGTAAGGTGAAATTGTTGAGTATTGGTTATAACAAAGCTGTTGGGGAAACACCAAACTTTTTCACTACCATTCTAACACATCCTTCAAGTGTGGTGGAGAGTCTGCTCTTGTATGATAACAACTATTCCACCACCAAATGGGCCGACTACTTCTTCTCCTCACTAAGAGAAAGCCATACACTAAAGGTGCTAAGTGTTAGCGATAACAACATTTCTGATGATGTGTGTGGCGTGATCTGTGAAGCATTAGCTGTCAACAACACTCTGAAGGAGCTGTACATGTACCATAATCCAATTACTGGAGAAGCCTCAAAACTGATTCTTGATACCCTCAAGAACAATAACACATTAGAAGTGCTACGACTGCCACATTACACTGAGGATGTCACTAAGGAGATTAGATCACTACAACAAGTTGTTAATGAAATGCGAAGAGGACAAGGATGTGACGTAAAGCCGTTGGCAATGAAGTTTTAG